One Syntrophorhabdaceae bacterium genomic window carries:
- a CDS encoding caspase family protein produces MNKALLVGINRYKLPGSNLQGCVNDVTNIRHILLTYFGFTVKQIRVVTDERATKANIMTRLEWLVKGAKPGDRLVFHYSGHGSQIRDRDGDELKDHLDEIICPHDMDWDGTYIVDDELGKVFSKIPRGVNLEVFLDSCHSGTATREMRIAEEEVPGGVTVKQRYLPPPVDILCREEEDLPVRRLLKGKMNPVSHVLFAGCRENQTSADAYINKAYNGAFTYYLCKHLRDTSAALVRSDLLKRVRASLRFNDYDQVPQLECTTAEKKKKILE; encoded by the coding sequence ATGAATAAAGCATTGTTAGTCGGTATCAACAGGTACAAATTACCGGGAAGCAATCTCCAGGGCTGCGTCAACGACGTTACGAACATCCGCCACATCCTGCTCACATATTTCGGGTTCACGGTCAAGCAGATCCGGGTCGTCACGGATGAGCGCGCTACAAAGGCGAACATCATGACGAGACTCGAATGGCTTGTAAAAGGCGCGAAGCCCGGAGACCGCCTCGTCTTCCACTACTCGGGCCATGGCTCGCAGATCAGGGACCGTGACGGTGATGAGCTGAAGGATCACCTCGACGAGATCATCTGCCCTCACGACATGGACTGGGACGGCACGTACATTGTCGATGACGAACTCGGCAAGGTCTTTTCAAAGATCCCCAGGGGCGTAAACCTTGAGGTATTCCTCGATAGCTGCCATTCCGGTACTGCCACGAGAGAGATGCGCATCGCCGAAGAAGAGGTCCCCGGCGGCGTGACCGTGAAACAGCGGTATTTACCGCCGCCCGTCGACATCCTCTGCCGCGAGGAGGAGGACCTGCCTGTTCGCAGATTACTGAAAGGGAAAATGAATCCTGTTTCCCATGTACTCTTTGCGGGCTGCCGTGAAAACCAGACGTCCGCCGATGCTTACATCAACAAGGCATACAACGGCGCCTTCACGTACTATCTCTGCAAGCACCTGCGGGATACGTCCGCCGCCCTCGTTCGCAGCGATCTCCTCAAGCGCGTCCGTGCCTCGCTCAGGTTCAACGACTATGACCAGGTCCCGCAACTCGAATGCACAACGGCAGAAAAGAAAAAGAAGATTTTGGAGTAG